The sequence below is a genomic window from Actinokineospora baliensis.
GAGTGTGGGCTCCGCGGCCGCGGCATGTGTGAGGTGGGTGCCGCTGAGCACCACACCGGCCACGACCGCGGCGACGGCGGCCAGCCGGGGCCACCTGGTTGTACGCATGGTTCCTCCGAACCGTTCGGCTAAGCGAGTTCCGCGCGGAGGCAGTCGGCCACGGCAGCGGGGGTGGGATGGTCGAACACGAGCGTTGGCGGCAACGCGACTCCGGTCGCGACGCTGAGCCGGTTGCGCAGCTCCACAGCGGTGAGCGAGTCGAACCCGAGGTCACGCAAAGGCGTTCCCGCCTGCACGGGACCCCGGTGCCCCAGGACGGCCGCGACGTGACCCAATACCAGGTCCAGCAGGTTCTCGGCACGCACTTCGGCCCCCTCGCTCGGGACCATGTGCCGCAACGGGACCGGTACCGTCGGCCAGACCCGCAACGCGGCGGTGTCCAGCTCGACCGCGACCTGGACCGGTTCACCGGCCCGCAGAGCGGCCGCGACCAGAACCAGCTTGTCCTCAGTGGACAACCTGGCGACGCCGAGGTGACCGTCCTCATCCGGCGCCCAGGCCAACGACAGGGCAGGCAGGCCCCTGGCGGCACGCCTGCGAGCCAAGGCGTCGAACGCGGCCGCGGGAACCGCGCCCGGTCCGCCGAGCACGCCGGTCACCGAACCGGACAGCACGAACACCGCGACGTCGCCTGCGAGTTCGTGCAGCGCCAACGCCTCGTCGTACCGATCACCGGCATAGACGACACCAGCCAGGGGATAAGCCTCCGCCACCGCGCGCGGGATGTCCAAGTCGGTGAACTGCACAGCGGGGAGGTCGGCCAGATCCGGCAGTGGATCGCCGAGGACGAGGACGACCTTGGCACCCAGGTCGACCATGGCACGGGTGAACAGCGAACGGACCTCGTCGTTGCCACCGGCGACCAAGACCGTGCCCGCGCCGAGGCTTGGTGCCTGAACGGTCCCCTCAACCGGAACCAATCGCGGCTCGTACACACCGTCGGGGCGGACCAGCACCTGGTAGCCGCTACCCGCGGCTGTCTCCACGGAGTCGTCGGTTGCGAGGTGGATCAACCGGATCTGGTCCGGGTGCGCCAGTTGCGCCGAGCGCACGTAGCCCCACACGGCGGCGCATGCCGGGTCGTCCGGTGAATCGCCGCGCGTGACGATCACTGGCCGGGCGCTCTTCCACCCCGGGTCGGTCCGCCACCGGGCAAGGAAGTCCGATACCTCGCGCAGCGCGGATGTGGTCTCGTAGGACGAGACCTCAATGGCGAGAAGGCCCTTTGGCGTCGCACTGGTCAGATCGTGCAGCCAGGTCACGTCCGCTGGAACTCGTGCGACCTTGTGCCACTGCGGGGTCAGCAGCGCACCCCTGGCCCGCCTTTCGGTCGGAATCCAGTACCGCGTTCGAGCGAACGGGTAGCCGGGTACGGGTGCGGGATCGTCGGGCAGGTCCGCGAGCAGCGCGGGCCAGTCGACGCCGATGCCGTGGACGTGGGCCACAGCCAGATTCCTGAGTAGACGCTCCGGAGAGCCGTCGTCGCGCTGGATGCTGGGTACCACGGCATGTGGCCCGGTCCCGTAGAGGTTCTGGTGCAGGGCTGAGGTGAGGATCGGGTGCGGGCTGCAGTCGACGAACTTGTTGTGGCCGCGGTCGAGCAGGGCGGAGATGGCTCGGTCGAGGCGAACGGGGGCACGGAGGTTGCGGTACCAATAGGTCGGGTCAAGAGCCTCTACCTCGCGCCCGGTGACAGTGGAGATCATCGGGATGTGCGGTGTCCTCGGGGTGATGTCCCGCAGCAGCTCCAGCAGCTCGGTCTCGACGCCGTCCACGTACGGGCTGTGCGAGGCGTAGCCGATGGGGGTGCGGCCCGCACGCACGCCGTGCAGATCGCAGTGCACCAACAGTTCCTCGATGACCGATGGCGAACCGGACACGACGACAGACTCCGGTGCGTTGACCGCCGCCAACCACAAACCGGACTCCGCGCACCCGTCAGGTGCGCACTCCCGATCGTGGACCGAGGCATGCACCCACGACCAAGGAGCGTGGACCCACGCCATCGCGCCACCCGAGAGCCCGGCGACCAGCCGAGATCGGGCCACGACCACGCGCGCCGCGTCGGCGAGGGACAACGCCCCCGCGACACAAGCAGCGGCCACCTCACCCTGCGACTGCCCCGCGACCGCGTCCACGCGTACCCCGCACGCCTGCCACAACGCGGCCAGCGAGACCATCACCGCGAACAGCGCGGGTTGCACGACATCGACTCGCCGCAACGCGTCCGGGTCGGACAACACGTCACGGACATCCCAGCCGACCATGGGCGACAGCTCGTCAGCGCACTCGGCCATCCTGTCGGCGAACACACGGGAAGCGTCAAGCAGCTCCTCCCCCATGCCCACCCACTCCGAGCCCTGACCGCCGAACACCAGCACGACGCCTGCGCGACCGCGCCCAACATCCCCCGGGCCGGAAACAACTCCCGGACCGGCTAAGGACGCCAGGTCGTCCACTGCGGACTCGATCGAGTCCGCGAGCACTACAGCACGGTGCCCCAACGTCACCCCGCGTGAAAGCGACGTGGCACTACCACCAACACTGGTCAAGGTTTCCGCGAGCTGGCCTGCCCGCACGCGTAAGGATTCCGCCGACGCCGCGGAGAGCAGCAACGGAACTGTTGAGCCCACCACACCCAGGCCACGATCCGTCCGCGGTGCGCGCGAGCGAGTCGAGGGCGCTTGCTCCAGAACCACATGGGCATTGGTCCCGCTGATCCCGAACGCCGACACCCCTACGCGGCGGGGATGCCCCGTGTCCGGCCAGGCCACGGACTCCCGCAGCACTGACACCGGTCCCCACGCGACGCCGCCACACAGCTCATCAACGTGCAGCGTCCTTGGCAGCACGCCACGACGCAGCGAAGCGACCGCCTTGATCACGCCTGCGACACCTGCGGCGGCCTGGGTGTGCCCGATGTTCGACTTCACCGAGCCCAACCACAGCGGCCGATCCCGGCCCGTCCCGTAGGCAGCGACCAGAGCCCGCACCTCCACCGGATCACCCAGCTTCGTCCCGGTTCCGTGCGCCTCGACAGCGTCCACATCGGACGGATCAAGGTCAGCGTCGGCGAGGGCCTCGGTGATGACCTCGGTCTGCGCGGTGCTGTTCGGCGCAGTAAGCCAACCAGAAGCCCCATCGGAGTTCACCGCGCTGCCGCGCACGAGCGCGAGCACCCGATGACCGAGGCGCTTGGCCCTGGACAACCGCTCCAGCACCAGCACGCCCGCGCCCTCCGACGGGCCGAACCCGTCGGCCCCGGCACCGAAAGCCCGGCACCGCCCGTCCGCCGACAACGCGCCCAAGCGGGCGAACTCGGTGAACGTGGTCGTCGTCGACATCACCGTCACCCCGCCCGCCAACGCCAACTCCGACTCACCGCCGCGCAACGACCGCACAGCCAGGTGCAGCGCCACCAGCGACGACGAACAGGCCGTGTCGACGGTCATCGCGGGTCCGGTGAGCCCGAAGGTGTGCGCGACCCGGCCGGACAGCACGCTGGTGGCGCTGCCCAGCCCGAGGTGCCCGGCGACCTCCGGGGGCACCTCGCGCAGCCGGGTCGCGTGGTCGTGGTGCGCCACACCGACGAACACGCCGACCCGCCCACCCGGTGCGATGCCCGCGTCTTCGAAAGCCGACCAGCACACCTCCAGCAGCACCCGCTGTTGCGGGTCCATCCCCAGCGCCGCGCGCGGGCTCACCCCGAACAGCGCGGCGTCGAAGTCCAGCGCGTGCCGGAGGAACCCGCCGCCGGTGAGGCCGGTGAGGTCCCAGCCCCGGTCGGTCGGCGGCCCGGTGACCAGGTCGGCACCGGCGGCCACCGCCTCCCACAACTCGTCGGCCGAGGCGACGCCACCGGCGAACCGGCAGCCGACCCCCACGACCGCGATCGGATCTTCCACGGTTCCCCCCTGCTCAGGCCGACAGCATCCGCTCGACCACGGACTGGAACGAGGCGGTGTCGTTGAGGTGCGGGAACGGCTCGTCCGGCACCGGGACGCCGAGGAACCCGCACAGCGGCTCCCAGCCCTGCCCGACCGTGTAGACCAGCAGCCGGTCGGCCGGGACACCCGCGCGGACCTCGGCGTTGTGCGCCTCGAACGCGGCCAGCAGGTGGTCGCGGTCGTCGGTGCGGCCCGCGAAGGAGTGCTGGGCGATGGCGGTGACCAGGTGCCCGTACCACTCGTAGCCCGCAGCCCCGGCCCGCGCCGGGTCCGCCGCCATCCGCCACACGGGCAGCAGGGTGCGCGCCATGCTGGCGTACCAGCTCTCCGGGTCGCGCACGGTCAGTACGACCTTGGCGTCCGGGTACTCCTTGACCAGCTCCGGCCAGCACGAGCAGGCAGGCCAGTCCATTGTGGAGTTGAAGCCCGCGAAGAGCCGCGCCCAGTCGACGGGTTCGCCCGCCAGCGCGGCCAACCACAGCTGACCGTGTTCGGGGCGCGTGGTGACCTCGAACATGTGGTAGCACGGGCCGAAGCCCAGCCGTTCCAGCGCGGCCTTCACCGATGCGGTGCCCGTGCGGCCCAGTCCGGCGCCGATGACCTTCATGCCTGTTCCTCCTCGAGAGCGGACACCGCGCGGACGGCGGCGAGTACCTGGTCGACGTCGTCGGGCCTGCAGACCAGCAGGTCCGGGAGCCACGCGTCGGGTTGGCCGTAGACCAGGGGGGAGCCGTCGAGCCTGCTGGCGTGCAGTCCCGCGGCGAGGGCGACCGCGACGGGCGCGGCGGAATCCCACTCGTACTGACCGCCGCCGTGCACGTAGAGGTCGGTGTCGCCGAGCAGCACCGAGACGATCTTGACCCCGGCGGAGCCCATCGGCACCAGGTCCGCGTCCAGTTCGACGGCAAGCGCCTCGGCCAGGGCGGGTGGTCGGGTGCGGCTGACCGCGATCCGGAACCGACCTGGTGAGCGCGGCCGGGCGACCGCGTCCCGGGTGGTCAGGAGCAGGTCACGCGCGGGTAGGGCCACCGCTCCCGCCGCGAGCGCGCCGTCGCGCCACAGCGCCACGTGCACGGCCCAGTCGGTGCGGTCGGGTTCGCCGAACTCGCGGGTCCCGTCCAGCGGGTCGACGATCCACAGCCGGGCGCCGGTGCCGTCGCCCGGGGATTCCTCGGACCGGAGCCGGTCGCCGGGGCGGTGTTCGGCGATGCGGTCGGCCAAGAACGTGTGGGCCTGCTTGTCGCCCGCGTCGCGCAGGTCGTCCGGGGCGGAGAAGCCCTGCTCGGCCCGCAGGTCGAGCAGGCGCCTGCCCGCCGCGGCGGCGAGGTCGCCCGCCAGGATGTCGTCGCTGTCGGAGCTCTGGCGCAGCAGCGCGAGGATCTGGGCGGTCGCGCTGTCGGGGGTGCACAGGTCGGTGTCGATGACCAACTCGGGGTGCAGCGGCGGCTCGTAGGGGTCGCTGATGCCGGTGAACCCGCTGATCTCACCCGCCAGTGCACGCCTATAGAGGCCCTTGGGGTCACGGGTGATCAGTTCGTCCAGCGGCGCCCGGATGTGCACCTCCAGGAACGGCCCCAGGGTCGCGCGCACCGCGTCACGCGCTTCCCGGTACGGCGAGATGAGGGCGACGATGACGGTGACCCCGTGCCGGGCGAGGAGCTTGGCCAGGTAGCCGACGCGGCGGACCTGGGTGTCGCGGTCGCGTTTGGCGAAGCCGAGCTCGGTCGAGAGCGCGGCGCGAACCTCGTCGCCGTCGAGGACCTCGGTGGGGGTGCCCGCGCGGCCGAGTTCGGCGGCGAGCAGCTTGGCGATGGTCGACTTCCCGGCGCCGGAGAGGCCGGTGAGCCAGATGACTGTCCCGGGGGCCGTCATCCGACACGCACCGCGGGTGAGGTCCCCAGGGCCGCGCCGGTGGCCGACAGAGCCCGGACTGCCACGTACCCGGCGTCGCCCGGCGCGGTCAGCACCGTCTCGAACCCGGAGCGGGCCGCCTCGCCGACTACCTTGAGGTGCGCCTTGTCGGGTCCGGCGAGCAGCTGCCAGCGGCGGACCTCCGTGGCGCCGTTCCAGCTGGCGTAGGCGGTGATGCCGTCGGACGAGCGGCGGGCGAACACGGCGGGCGGCTCGGTCGGGGTGGCGTGCCAGTCGACCCGGTTGGCGACGTAGGTGTCGATGGTGGGCGCGGTGAAGTGCGCGTCGTAGATCATCGCGCCGGTGGCGTCGAACTCGCTGAACCGGCCGCGGTCGCCCCAGCTGACGAAGGCGTGCCCGTCGGGCAGGACCTGGTTGCTGCCCTGGGCCCCGGTACCGAGGCCGTCCGGGGTGCTCAGGGACCGGGTCATGGTCGCGGTCTTGGCGGTGTTGTCCAGGTGCAGCACGATCGCCCGCGACGCGGGGCGGGTCGGCGGCGTCGGCGGGAACGTGGCGCCTTGCTCGTTGTCGAACATGCTGATGTCGCCGTTGGGCAACGCGCGCACGTTGTGCTGCCAGGCGAACACTGCGTCCGCGGGCATCGCGTAGTCGGAGCGCTTGCCGCCTAGGCGCGACAGAACTCGCCCAGTGCCGCGCTCGAGGGTGTAGACGGTGTGGGTGTTGCGGCCGCTGACGACGATGTTGCCCGCGGTGTCCAGGTCGACGGCGTTGATGTGCAGGTAGTCCCAGGCGACGATGTCGTTGGAGCGCAGGTAGGACTCCGACACCGGGATGTGGTCCAGGCTCGACCAGGTCATCAGCACCCGGCCGCTGGCGATGTCGATCTCGCGCAGCACGTTCTCCACCACCGGCCGCAGGGTGACCTGCCCGGGGACCGCGGTGGTGGTGCGGTAGTCGACGACGATCATGGTGTTCTGCGGGGTGATCCGGATGGCGTGCAGGTCGACGCTGCGGTCGAGGCCGACCTGGGCCACGGTGCGGTAGTTCTGGTCGACGATGGTCGCGGTGCCCTGCCCCCAGCCCAGCGGGACGAACGAGCCCTCCCACCAGACCAGCACCGGCTTGCCCCGGTAGGTCTGGGTCTGGGCGTTCATCACCAGCCGCGTCTTGTCGCCGCGCGGGGCGAACCAGATGGGGCTGCCCGCGTCGTCGACCAGCAGCGGACCCATCTGCTCGTCGACGGCGTTCTTCGGGGTCAGCAGGATGGCACCGGGCGAGGTGGGCGCGGTGGCGGCGGTCACGGTGATCGCCGGGGGCACCAGGTCGGGGCGGGACAGGTAGCGCGTGACCGCCTGCGTCGCCGCCGGTGCCGCGGCGGCGGACATACCCGAGAAAGCGACGGCAATAACGGCGAAAAAGCCGCCCGCCGCCCGGGTAAAC
It includes:
- a CDS encoding sulfotransferase family protein → MKVIGAGLGRTGTASVKAALERLGFGPCYHMFEVTTRPEHGQLWLAALAGEPVDWARLFAGFNSTMDWPACSCWPELVKEYPDAKVVLTVRDPESWYASMARTLLPVWRMAADPARAGAAGYEWYGHLVTAIAQHSFAGRTDDRDHLLAAFEAHNAEVRAGVPADRLLVYTVGQGWEPLCGFLGVPVPDEPFPHLNDTASFQSVVERMLSA
- the cysC gene encoding adenylyl-sulfate kinase; the encoded protein is MTAPGTVIWLTGLSGAGKSTIAKLLAAELGRAGTPTEVLDGDEVRAALSTELGFAKRDRDTQVRRVGYLAKLLARHGVTVIVALISPYREARDAVRATLGPFLEVHIRAPLDELITRDPKGLYRRALAGEISGFTGISDPYEPPLHPELVIDTDLCTPDSATAQILALLRQSSDSDDILAGDLAAAAGRRLLDLRAEQGFSAPDDLRDAGDKQAHTFLADRIAEHRPGDRLRSEESPGDGTGARLWIVDPLDGTREFGEPDRTDWAVHVALWRDGALAAGAVALPARDLLLTTRDAVARPRSPGRFRIAVSRTRPPALAEALAVELDADLVPMGSAGVKIVSVLLGDTDLYVHGGGQYEWDSAAPVAVALAAGLHASRLDGSPLVYGQPDAWLPDLLVCRPDDVDQVLAAVRAVSALEEEQA
- a CDS encoding arylsulfotransferase family protein, with the translated sequence MSAAAAPAATQAVTRYLSRPDLVPPAITVTAATAPTSPGAILLTPKNAVDEQMGPLLVDDAGSPIWFAPRGDKTRLVMNAQTQTYRGKPVLVWWEGSFVPLGWGQGTATIVDQNYRTVAQVGLDRSVDLHAIRITPQNTMIVVDYRTTTAVPGQVTLRPVVENVLREIDIASGRVLMTWSSLDHIPVSESYLRSNDIVAWDYLHINAVDLDTAGNIVVSGRNTHTVYTLERGTGRVLSRLGGKRSDYAMPADAVFAWQHNVRALPNGDISMFDNEQGATFPPTPPTRPASRAIVLHLDNTAKTATMTRSLSTPDGLGTGAQGSNQVLPDGHAFVSWGDRGRFSEFDATGAMIYDAHFTAPTIDTYVANRVDWHATPTEPPAVFARRSSDGITAYASWNGATEVRRWQLLAGPDKAHLKVVGEAARSGFETVLTAPGDAGYVAVRALSATGAALGTSPAVRVG